The following proteins are co-located in the Elusimicrobiota bacterium genome:
- a CDS encoding TonB-dependent receptor: MKKRIAAVLSFVLAAAVPVRAVEVASASFAAQPESVRREILGAARLPDAPLDESRVPGSVAVYTREAIRASGARSLAELLSAQAGVNSFDSIGNGFQPTLDLRGFNAQPAPAVAVVVDGVRVNEADLGQVNWQLIPLEDVERVEVHPGPSTLYGKNALGGVVVVTTRRGGKDLEAEAGYGFGSHRRKKGWAQVSDTAGSIDWLLSASKEHDGGWRRHSEAGVSTLFAKLGYRVDKRSDLAVSYTRADDRLQQPGSLTSGEAAQDPTVNVSEVDTVAKLDMFTYNQRQALPWDLSAAVNGYLRQRREATPLNRGRNSLTESLAAMKAQGLTGQLSRDAEVLERRGVTTAGVELSRSEAESSSRGDFGGFPYRSDTRARDESLGLFAEHVQDLVADRVSLSAGVRYDQARVHYDDRVTPGNSGRQSFHRTNPRAGLNFTAGDALSAYVLYSEGFRAPTVNEVSSIGPFSTSILKPVKARNYEVGGKALLGDSASLRVSAYREDVLDDIYPVFDPVNGYGRNINISATRHLGVEWGLKGNWGRTLEAHLEHAYTRATFQSDLTLDKAPWVDSLWQPVTQQVHKGDRLPMVPEHRISAGVGVHPAEGWTASADGLCVGGQHLLGDEANDEAELPAYCTLGLGGVYERGPWRLFVKGSNVLDRKFPVRGILSTNAGVVERFVTPASGVSVFGGVSWRFTTAAEPERILLSSAR, translated from the coding sequence ATGAAGAAGCGCATCGCCGCCGTCCTCTCGTTCGTCCTGGCCGCCGCCGTTCCCGTCCGCGCCGTCGAGGTCGCGTCCGCGTCGTTCGCCGCCCAGCCGGAATCCGTCCGCCGGGAGATCCTCGGCGCCGCGCGCCTCCCGGACGCCCCGCTCGACGAGTCCCGCGTGCCGGGGAGCGTCGCCGTCTACACGCGCGAGGCGATCCGGGCCTCCGGCGCCCGTTCGCTCGCGGAGCTGCTCTCGGCGCAGGCCGGCGTCAACTCCTTCGACAGCATCGGCAACGGCTTCCAGCCGACCCTCGACCTGCGCGGCTTCAACGCGCAGCCCGCGCCGGCCGTCGCCGTCGTCGTCGACGGCGTCCGGGTCAACGAGGCCGACCTCGGGCAGGTCAACTGGCAGCTCATCCCCCTCGAGGACGTCGAGCGCGTCGAGGTGCATCCCGGGCCGTCCACGCTCTACGGCAAGAACGCGCTCGGCGGCGTCGTCGTCGTGACGACGCGCCGCGGCGGCAAGGACCTGGAGGCCGAGGCCGGCTACGGCTTCGGGAGCCATCGGAGGAAGAAGGGCTGGGCGCAGGTCTCCGATACGGCGGGGAGCATCGACTGGCTCCTCTCCGCGTCGAAGGAGCACGACGGCGGCTGGCGCCGTCACTCGGAGGCGGGCGTGAGCACGCTCTTCGCGAAGCTGGGCTACCGGGTCGACAAGCGCTCCGACCTCGCGGTCTCCTACACGCGGGCCGACGACCGGCTCCAGCAGCCGGGTTCGCTGACCTCGGGCGAGGCGGCGCAGGACCCGACCGTCAACGTCTCGGAAGTGGACACGGTCGCGAAGCTGGACATGTTCACCTACAACCAGCGCCAGGCCCTGCCCTGGGACCTCTCCGCGGCGGTCAACGGCTATCTGCGCCAGCGCCGGGAGGCGACGCCGCTCAACCGCGGCCGCAATTCCCTGACCGAGTCGCTCGCGGCGATGAAGGCGCAGGGGCTCACCGGCCAGTTGAGCCGCGACGCCGAGGTCCTCGAGCGGCGCGGCGTGACGACGGCGGGCGTGGAGCTCTCCCGCAGCGAGGCGGAGTCCTCGAGCCGGGGAGACTTCGGGGGCTTCCCCTACCGCAGCGATACGCGCGCGCGCGACGAGTCGCTCGGGCTCTTCGCCGAGCACGTCCAGGACCTCGTCGCCGACCGCGTCTCGCTGAGCGCCGGCGTCCGCTACGACCAGGCGCGCGTGCACTACGACGACCGGGTGACGCCGGGGAACTCCGGGCGGCAATCCTTCCATCGGACGAACCCCCGGGCCGGGCTGAACTTCACGGCCGGCGACGCGCTCAGCGCCTATGTCCTCTATTCGGAGGGCTTCCGCGCGCCGACGGTCAACGAGGTCTCTTCCATCGGGCCCTTCTCCACGAGCATCCTCAAGCCCGTCAAGGCCCGCAACTACGAGGTCGGCGGCAAGGCGCTCCTGGGGGACTCCGCGAGTCTGCGCGTCTCGGCCTACCGGGAGGACGTGCTCGACGACATCTACCCGGTCTTCGACCCCGTCAACGGCTACGGGCGCAACATCAACATCTCGGCGACGAGGCACCTCGGCGTCGAGTGGGGGCTGAAGGGGAACTGGGGCCGCACGCTCGAGGCGCATCTCGAGCACGCCTACACGCGCGCGACCTTCCAGTCCGACCTGACGCTCGACAAGGCCCCGTGGGTCGACTCCCTGTGGCAGCCGGTCACCCAGCAGGTCCATAAAGGGGACCGCCTCCCCATGGTCCCGGAGCACAGGATCTCCGCGGGGGTCGGCGTCCACCCGGCCGAGGGCTGGACCGCCTCCGCCGACGGCCTCTGCGTCGGCGGCCAGCATCTGCTGGGCGACGAGGCCAACGACGAGGCGGAACTGCCGGCCTACTGCACGCTCGGCCTGGGCGGCGTCTATGAGCGCGGGCCCTGGCGGCTCTTCGTGAAGGGGAGCAACGTGCTCGACCGGAAGTTCCCGGTCCGCGGCATCCTCTCGACGAACGCGGGTGTCGTGGAACGCTTCGTGACCCCCGCCTCGGGCGTCAGCGTGTTCGGCGGGGTGAGCTGGCGCTTCACCACCGCCGCGGAGCCGGAGAGGATCCTCCTCTCTTCGGCCCGCTGA
- a CDS encoding glycogen/starch/alpha-glucan phosphorylase — MAKSTLKPKTPVLPQSPPMCREERNGLGADDMRQSFQERRTFSIAKDEYTATPHDDYMSTALLVRDRMIERWIKTQQRYHKQNLKRVYYLSMEFLIGRLLGHGVTNLDIETPLREALKSYDVNLDALYEREPDAGLGNGGLGRLAACLMDSMASLGVPANGYGIMFDYGIFKQSIQNGYQVEHADKWLKLGNPWAIARPEYTIRVRFGGRSNHYTDKDGRRVAEWVDTEDVLAMPHDMPIPGFRNDVVNTLRLWSSKGTEEFDLDVFNHGDYVKAYDRKISSENLTKVLYPNDSFSAGVELRLKQEYFLSASSLADILRRFKVHNPDLRDLPEQVCIQLNDTHPALAIAELMRILLDDEKLDWDTAWTITTGVFAYTNHTLMPEALETWSAALLGRLLPRHLEIIFEVNARFLREVALRWVGDTDRLRRMSIVGEDGEKRIRMAHLAVVGSFSVNGVSALHSELLKTTLFKDFFELWPERFNNKTNGVTPRRWLLESNPPLARILTKSLGEGWPVDLDRLQKLLPLQEDAAFREEWRKAKRRNKVRLAAIIGARTGVSADPDALFDIQVKRIHEYKRQLLFALFLVHRFLRIKAEPNRDFVPRVALFGGKAAPGYGMAKLIIKLINSVGGVISADRGIRDRLKVAFLEDYNVSLAQKIVPACDLSEQISTAGTEASGTGNMKFMMNGALTMGTLDGANIEIAEAVGPEHCFIFGLKAPEVVQLRAAGYRPAHYAERSPELREVLDLIRSDFFSQVEPGLFRPLVDSLLNDDPYLVLADFEDYVRAQDEADRRWRKTDAWTKSSIVNTAMSGRFSSDRTVREYAKDIWDVQLLPCAQKGGRT, encoded by the coding sequence ATGGCCAAGAGCACCCTGAAGCCGAAGACTCCCGTTCTGCCGCAGTCGCCGCCGATGTGCCGCGAGGAGCGCAACGGGCTCGGCGCCGACGACATGCGCCAGTCCTTCCAGGAACGGCGGACCTTCTCCATCGCCAAGGACGAGTACACGGCCACCCCGCACGACGACTACATGTCGACGGCCCTGCTCGTGCGCGACCGCATGATCGAGCGCTGGATCAAGACCCAGCAGCGCTACCACAAGCAGAACCTCAAGCGCGTCTACTACCTCTCGATGGAGTTCCTCATCGGCCGCCTCCTCGGACACGGCGTCACCAACCTCGACATCGAGACGCCCCTGCGCGAGGCGCTCAAATCCTACGACGTGAACCTCGACGCCCTCTACGAGCGCGAGCCCGACGCGGGCCTGGGCAACGGCGGCCTCGGCCGCCTCGCCGCCTGCCTCATGGACTCCATGGCCTCGCTCGGCGTCCCCGCCAACGGCTACGGCATCATGTTCGACTACGGGATCTTCAAGCAGTCCATCCAGAACGGCTACCAGGTCGAGCACGCCGACAAGTGGCTGAAGCTGGGCAACCCCTGGGCCATCGCCCGCCCCGAGTACACCATCCGCGTGCGCTTCGGCGGACGCTCGAACCACTACACCGACAAGGACGGCCGCCGCGTCGCCGAGTGGGTGGACACCGAGGACGTGCTGGCCATGCCGCACGACATGCCCATCCCGGGCTTCCGCAACGACGTCGTCAACACCCTGCGCCTGTGGTCCTCGAAAGGCACCGAGGAGTTCGACCTCGACGTCTTCAACCACGGGGACTACGTGAAGGCCTACGACCGCAAGATCTCCTCCGAGAACCTCACGAAGGTCCTCTACCCCAACGACAGCTTCTCGGCGGGCGTGGAGCTGCGGCTCAAGCAGGAGTACTTCCTGAGCGCCTCCTCGCTGGCCGACATCCTGCGCCGCTTCAAGGTCCACAACCCGGACCTGCGCGACCTGCCCGAGCAGGTCTGCATCCAGCTCAACGACACCCACCCCGCGCTCGCCATCGCCGAGCTCATGCGCATCCTGCTCGACGACGAGAAGCTCGACTGGGACACCGCGTGGACGATCACGACCGGGGTCTTCGCCTACACGAACCACACCCTCATGCCCGAGGCCCTCGAGACCTGGTCCGCGGCCCTGCTCGGCCGCCTGCTGCCCCGCCACCTCGAGATCATCTTCGAGGTCAACGCCCGCTTCCTGCGCGAGGTCGCCCTGCGCTGGGTCGGCGACACGGACCGCCTGCGCCGCATGTCGATCGTCGGAGAGGACGGGGAGAAGCGCATCCGCATGGCCCACCTCGCGGTCGTGGGGAGCTTCTCGGTCAACGGCGTCTCGGCGCTGCACTCCGAGCTCCTGAAGACCACGCTCTTCAAGGACTTCTTCGAGCTCTGGCCCGAGCGCTTCAACAACAAGACCAACGGCGTCACCCCCCGGCGCTGGCTGCTCGAGAGCAATCCCCCGCTCGCGAGGATCCTGACGAAGTCTCTCGGCGAGGGCTGGCCCGTGGACCTCGACCGGCTCCAGAAGCTGCTCCCCCTCCAGGAGGACGCCGCCTTCCGCGAGGAGTGGCGCAAGGCCAAGCGCCGGAACAAGGTCCGCTTGGCGGCGATCATCGGCGCGCGCACGGGCGTGAGCGCGGACCCCGACGCCCTCTTCGACATCCAGGTCAAGCGCATCCACGAGTACAAGCGCCAGCTCCTCTTCGCGCTCTTCCTCGTCCACCGCTTCCTGCGCATCAAGGCCGAGCCCAACCGGGACTTCGTGCCCCGCGTCGCCCTCTTCGGCGGCAAGGCCGCCCCCGGCTACGGGATGGCCAAGCTCATCATCAAGCTCATCAATTCGGTGGGCGGGGTCATCAGCGCCGACCGGGGGATCCGGGACCGCCTCAAGGTCGCCTTCCTCGAGGACTACAACGTCTCGCTGGCGCAGAAGATCGTCCCCGCCTGCGACCTCTCCGAGCAGATCTCGACGGCCGGCACCGAGGCCTCGGGCACCGGGAACATGAAGTTCATGATGAACGGCGCCCTCACGATGGGGACGCTCGACGGGGCCAACATCGAGATCGCCGAGGCGGTCGGGCCCGAGCACTGCTTCATCTTCGGCCTGAAGGCGCCGGAGGTGGTCCAGCTGCGCGCCGCGGGCTACCGGCCCGCCCACTACGCCGAGCGCTCGCCGGAGCTGCGCGAGGTCCTCGACCTCATCCGCTCCGACTTCTTCTCCCAGGTCGAGCCGGGGCTCTTCCGTCCGCTGGTGGACTCCCTCCTCAACGACGACCCCTACCTCGTGCTCGCCGACTTCGAGGACTACGTCCGCGCCCAGGACGAGGCGGACCGGCGCTGGCGCAAGACCGACGCGTGGACGAAGTCCTCCATCGTCAACACCGCGATGTCGGGCCGCTTCTCGAGCGACCGCACGGTGCGGGAGTACGCCAAGGACATCTGGGACGTCCAGCTCCTGCCCTGCGCGCAGAAGGGCGGCCGAACATGA
- a CDS encoding acetate--CoA ligase family protein: protein MKAPTAPLSDPALDAVETLLAKAAAEGRKALSEVEVYAVFDLLGLETPKRVVLRAEDSVEKALSAVPGDRLVLKVSSHKVLHKTESGGVKVCARAEASKAVSAMRKAFPDADLLVCEFVEHAAFSLGQELMLGARADAGFGPLLTLGVGGTDAEALTARLRPGTSPAVMPLSLAADCGGWAAFLREAWVWGYVAGTVRGGKRLAEDAAMLRWLEGFARLLSRFDGRACRWRIDEVEVNPLAVSRGRIVALDGVLRFGEGAPRERSRPSDRAVRGLLKPATVAVAGVSEKKMNMGRIILRNVVEAGFPLEKLYVLKDNAAPIEGARCFARPADFPEPVDMFVVAVPSPEVPALLEEAGRSGKVRGVVLISGGMGEKSGSEGVKDQVLKSIADARRSAPDFAVSGGNSLGIVSSPAKVNTFFIPKEKLVMPVHEDPALARTAFISQSGAFVISVVSRNPWLKPAYCVTVGNQMDVTVSDYVDQAVDDDSLRVLLVYLEGLQPGDGLRLARAIRRARAAGKTVVVYKAGRTPTGQKAVMGHTASIAGDHVVTTAVLERAGALVAETFDDFDDLAQLACFCGNFKELGAEVFALSNAGFESAGMADSILPHGPIRAADLDKETTARMEAALKEFKLDGIVDARNPFDITPMGADEPIVRVCEAALASPRVGGAVVAIIPLTPAMKTLPAEGLDASVPARLGALAKSAGKPVLFCVASGALYDPYARLAQERGLPVFRAADRALRAYARYRSCRKD, encoded by the coding sequence ATGAAAGCCCCCACCGCCCCCCTTTCCGACCCCGCCCTCGACGCCGTCGAGACCCTGCTCGCGAAAGCCGCCGCCGAAGGCCGCAAGGCCCTCAGCGAGGTCGAAGTCTACGCGGTCTTCGACCTCCTCGGGCTCGAGACCCCGAAGCGCGTCGTCCTCCGCGCGGAGGACTCCGTCGAGAAGGCCCTCTCCGCGGTTCCCGGAGACCGCCTCGTCTTGAAGGTCTCCTCGCACAAGGTCCTGCACAAGACCGAGTCGGGCGGCGTGAAGGTCTGCGCGCGCGCCGAGGCCTCGAAGGCCGTATCGGCCATGCGGAAGGCCTTCCCGGACGCCGACCTCCTCGTCTGCGAGTTCGTCGAGCACGCCGCCTTCTCGCTGGGCCAGGAACTCATGCTCGGCGCCCGCGCCGACGCGGGCTTCGGACCCCTGCTCACCCTCGGCGTGGGCGGGACCGACGCCGAGGCGCTCACCGCGCGCCTGCGTCCCGGGACCTCCCCCGCCGTGATGCCCCTTTCGCTCGCGGCCGACTGCGGCGGCTGGGCGGCCTTCCTCCGGGAGGCCTGGGTGTGGGGCTACGTCGCGGGGACCGTGCGCGGCGGAAAGCGCCTCGCCGAGGACGCGGCGATGCTGCGCTGGCTGGAGGGCTTCGCGCGCCTCCTCTCCCGCTTCGACGGCCGCGCATGCCGCTGGCGCATCGACGAGGTCGAGGTCAACCCCCTCGCCGTGAGCCGCGGCCGCATCGTCGCCCTCGACGGCGTGCTCCGCTTCGGCGAGGGCGCGCCGCGCGAACGCTCCCGCCCGTCGGACCGGGCGGTGCGCGGCCTCCTGAAGCCCGCCACCGTGGCCGTCGCCGGCGTCAGCGAGAAGAAGATGAACATGGGGCGCATCATCCTGCGCAACGTGGTCGAGGCCGGCTTCCCGCTCGAGAAGCTCTACGTCCTCAAGGACAACGCCGCGCCCATCGAAGGGGCGCGCTGCTTCGCCCGCCCCGCGGATTTCCCGGAGCCGGTCGACATGTTCGTGGTCGCCGTCCCCTCCCCCGAGGTGCCCGCCCTGCTGGAGGAGGCCGGCCGCTCCGGGAAGGTGCGCGGCGTCGTCCTCATCAGCGGCGGCATGGGAGAGAAGAGCGGCAGCGAAGGGGTCAAGGACCAGGTCCTGAAGTCGATCGCCGACGCGCGGCGCTCGGCGCCCGACTTCGCCGTCAGCGGAGGCAACTCCCTGGGGATCGTCTCCTCGCCGGCCAAGGTCAACACCTTCTTCATCCCCAAGGAGAAGCTCGTCATGCCGGTGCACGAGGACCCCGCGCTGGCCCGCACCGCCTTCATCAGCCAGAGCGGCGCCTTCGTCATCTCGGTGGTCAGCCGCAACCCCTGGCTCAAGCCCGCCTACTGCGTGACCGTGGGCAACCAGATGGACGTCACCGTCTCCGACTACGTGGACCAGGCGGTCGACGACGACTCCCTGCGCGTCCTCCTCGTCTACCTCGAGGGCCTGCAGCCCGGCGACGGCCTGCGTCTGGCCCGCGCGATCCGCCGCGCGCGCGCGGCCGGGAAGACCGTCGTCGTCTACAAGGCCGGCCGAACCCCGACCGGCCAGAAGGCGGTCATGGGGCACACCGCCTCCATCGCCGGCGACCACGTGGTCACGACCGCCGTGCTCGAGCGCGCCGGCGCCCTCGTCGCCGAGACCTTCGACGACTTCGACGACCTCGCCCAGCTCGCCTGCTTCTGCGGGAACTTCAAGGAGCTCGGCGCCGAGGTCTTCGCTCTCAGCAACGCCGGCTTCGAGAGCGCCGGGATGGCCGACAGCATCCTCCCCCACGGGCCCATCCGCGCCGCCGACCTGGACAAGGAGACGACGGCGCGCATGGAGGCGGCCCTCAAGGAGTTCAAGCTCGACGGCATCGTCGACGCGCGAAACCCCTTCGACATCACCCCGATGGGCGCCGACGAGCCCATCGTGCGCGTCTGCGAGGCGGCGCTCGCCTCCCCCAGGGTGGGGGGGGCGGTCGTCGCCATCATCCCGCTGACCCCGGCGATGAAGACGCTGCCGGCCGAGGGCCTCGACGCCTCGGTGCCGGCGCGCCTGGGAGCGCTCGCGAAGTCCGCGGGCAAGCCCGTGCTCTTCTGCGTCGCCTCGGGCGCGCTCTACGACCCCTACGCGCGCCTCGCGCAGGAGCGCGGCCTGCCCGTCTTCCGCGCCGCCGACCGCGCCCTGCGCGCCTACGCGCGCTATCGCAGCTGCCGCAAGGACTGA
- a CDS encoding spermidine synthase, with product MIPWELLGRAKVSVSGEELTLHRRGGEYSIKVDGSLLMDSSAHSSEDALAEIVIPRLHSLPRPRVLVGGLGMGFTLAAALKGLGPAARVDVSELVPEVVEWNGGPLGALAGYPLKDRRVSVLLRDIALVLREARETYDAVLQDVDNGPQGQTMKANDRLYSEEGLSEARAALRPNGILAFWSARPNKPFVKRLRRADFEVSEVPVRSRGHRGAHYVVWVAVRKDRP from the coding sequence ATGATCCCCTGGGAGCTGCTCGGCCGCGCGAAAGTCTCCGTGAGCGGTGAAGAGCTCACGCTCCACCGGCGCGGCGGCGAGTATTCCATCAAGGTGGACGGCAGCCTCCTCATGGACAGCAGCGCCCACTCCTCGGAGGACGCCCTCGCCGAGATCGTCATCCCGCGCCTGCACTCCCTCCCGCGCCCCCGCGTCCTCGTCGGCGGACTCGGCATGGGCTTCACGCTTGCCGCGGCGCTCAAGGGGCTCGGACCCGCGGCCCGGGTGGACGTCTCGGAGCTCGTGCCCGAGGTCGTCGAATGGAACGGGGGGCCGCTCGGCGCCCTGGCCGGCTACCCCCTGAAGGACCGCCGCGTCAGCGTTCTTCTCCGCGACATCGCGCTCGTCCTGCGGGAGGCGCGGGAGACCTACGACGCCGTCCTTCAGGACGTCGACAACGGGCCGCAGGGGCAGACGATGAAGGCCAACGACCGGCTCTACTCGGAGGAGGGCCTGTCGGAGGCCCGCGCCGCGCTGCGTCCCAACGGCATCCTCGCCTTCTGGTCGGCCCGGCCGAACAAGCCCTTCGTCAAGCGTCTGCGCCGGGCGGACTTCGAGGTCTCCGAGGTCCCGGTCCGCAGCCGGGGTCATCGGGGCGCCCACTACGTCGTCTGGGTCGCCGTCCGCAAAGACCGGCCTTAG
- a CDS encoding response regulator: MAYKVLVVDDSPMSRVLLTEMLSALGHEIVGEAESGQAGLDAFKKLRPDLVTLDISLPDMDGLAVLRELRHISPSARVVLVSGNDQKRVLDYAKQMKTPLVSKPFESKDLASAIDLAFGKRPA, translated from the coding sequence ATGGCCTACAAGGTCCTGGTCGTCGACGACTCTCCGATGTCCCGCGTGCTCCTCACCGAGATGCTGAGCGCCCTCGGCCACGAGATCGTCGGCGAGGCCGAGAGCGGGCAGGCGGGGCTCGACGCCTTCAAGAAGCTCCGGCCCGACCTCGTGACCCTCGACATCTCCCTGCCCGACATGGACGGGCTCGCGGTCCTGCGCGAACTGCGGCACATCTCCCCCTCCGCCCGCGTCGTCCTCGTCAGCGGCAACGACCAGAAGCGCGTGCTCGACTACGCGAAGCAGATGAAGACCCCGCTGGTCAGCAAGCCCTTCGAATCCAAAGACCTCGCCTCGGCCATCGACCTGGCCTTCGGCAAGCGCCCCGCGTGA
- a CDS encoding ROK family protein has translation MSKGFYVGVDVGGTKIAAGLVSPAGKILAWEKASTPRRGGAAEVVRVLVRTVRDVIRDADLKPRRLKGIGVGVPGIVDAGAGKVLVAPNIALAGYPIARELERRFDTEVALGNDVNLGVLGERWLGAGKGVDDLVGIFPGTGVGGGVVCGGKLLVGAHGAGAELGHIVLDPSGPRCGCGARGCLEAYASRTAVERELRAGVRAGRRSDILALNGGKLDVVKSKVLARALRRRDPLVGAVLRAAAERLGEACVSLRHAFDPEVFVFGGGLVEACGDFLLPVIRARIAKDPLFRKVGPCRVVRSRLGDDAVVLGAVALVKG, from the coding sequence ATGAGCAAGGGCTTCTACGTCGGCGTGGACGTGGGCGGCACGAAGATCGCCGCCGGGCTCGTCAGCCCCGCGGGGAAGATCCTCGCCTGGGAGAAGGCCTCCACCCCGCGCCGGGGCGGGGCGGCCGAGGTCGTGCGCGTGCTCGTGCGCACCGTGCGCGACGTCATCCGCGACGCGGACCTCAAGCCCCGCCGGCTCAAAGGCATCGGCGTCGGCGTCCCCGGCATCGTGGACGCCGGGGCGGGGAAGGTCCTCGTCGCCCCGAACATCGCGCTGGCCGGCTACCCCATCGCGCGCGAGCTCGAGCGCCGCTTCGACACGGAGGTCGCGCTCGGCAACGACGTGAACCTCGGGGTGCTCGGCGAGCGCTGGCTCGGCGCGGGCAAGGGCGTCGACGACCTCGTAGGCATCTTCCCCGGCACCGGCGTCGGGGGCGGCGTCGTCTGCGGCGGGAAGCTCCTCGTCGGGGCCCACGGCGCGGGCGCCGAGCTCGGCCACATCGTCCTCGACCCCTCCGGTCCGCGCTGCGGCTGCGGGGCCCGCGGCTGCCTCGAGGCCTACGCGAGCCGCACCGCCGTCGAGCGCGAACTGCGCGCCGGCGTGCGCGCCGGCCGCCGTTCCGACATCCTCGCTCTCAACGGCGGCAAGCTCGACGTGGTCAAGAGCAAGGTCCTCGCGCGCGCGCTGCGCCGCCGGGACCCGCTGGTCGGCGCGGTCCTGCGCGCCGCCGCGGAGCGCCTCGGCGAGGCCTGCGTGAGCCTGCGCCACGCCTTCGACCCCGAGGTCTTCGTCTTCGGCGGAGGGCTCGTCGAGGCCTGCGGCGACTTCCTGCTCCCCGTCATCCGCGCGCGCATCGCGAAGGACCCGCTCTTCCGCAAGGTCGGCCCCTGCCGCGTCGTGCGCTCCCGGCTCGGCGACGACGCCGTCGTGCTCGGCGCCGTCGCGCTCGTCAAAGGTTGA
- a CDS encoding NAD(P)H-binding protein — protein sequence MPTQKTIAIAGASGFIGRALLDRLTSDPELAALWRPVALTRGAPSGIYSRGGPVDWRRCDLFSLLQAEKALRGCDAAVYLVHSMLPSAHLTQGAFQDMDLILADNFARAAAAAGVEHIVYVGGLTPEGAELSAHLRSRREVEETLGSRGVPVTTLRTGVVIGANGTSWGMLSRLLRRLPVIPCPPWAHTKTQPVALDDLLDAIVFCLRNRAEKNASFDLACPEALTYRQMLERSAALLGLRRRFVDLPLKGTFFCKRWLSWVSGSPRELVDPLIDSMRYPMVARSLVLQQAEGRPPTPFDEAVRRAVAAEAASPHPRRRAYLPPAEPDVRSVQRIPLPPGRSAHWVAEQYGAMHPLLFHIPIRAEMDEKRDVRLYWFWPRALLLELTFAHDRSPDTDRQVFYITGGLLAQKTHRAASRPRIEFRETLGGRYVLAALHDFRPTLPWFLYNLTQARLHLWTMRRFARRISSGGSFA from the coding sequence ATGCCGACTCAAAAGACGATCGCGATCGCCGGCGCGAGCGGGTTCATCGGCCGGGCGCTGCTCGACCGCCTCACCTCCGACCCGGAACTCGCCGCGCTCTGGCGCCCCGTGGCCCTCACCCGCGGCGCCCCCTCCGGCATCTACTCGCGCGGGGGGCCCGTGGACTGGCGGCGCTGCGACCTCTTCTCGCTGCTGCAGGCCGAGAAGGCCCTGCGCGGCTGCGACGCGGCCGTCTACCTCGTCCACTCCATGCTGCCCTCCGCGCACCTGACGCAGGGCGCCTTCCAGGACATGGACCTCATCCTGGCCGACAACTTCGCCCGCGCCGCCGCGGCCGCGGGCGTCGAGCACATCGTCTACGTGGGCGGGCTCACGCCCGAGGGCGCGGAGCTCTCCGCGCACCTGCGCAGCCGCCGGGAGGTCGAGGAGACGCTCGGCTCGCGCGGCGTCCCCGTGACGACCCTGCGCACGGGCGTCGTCATCGGCGCCAACGGGACCTCCTGGGGCATGCTCTCCCGCCTGCTCCGGCGCCTGCCGGTCATCCCCTGCCCGCCCTGGGCGCACACGAAGACCCAGCCGGTGGCCCTCGACGACCTGCTCGACGCGATCGTCTTCTGCCTCCGGAACCGCGCCGAGAAGAACGCCTCTTTCGACCTCGCCTGCCCCGAGGCCCTCACCTACCGGCAGATGCTGGAGCGCTCCGCCGCGCTCCTCGGCCTGCGCCGCCGCTTCGTGGACCTCCCCCTGAAGGGGACCTTCTTCTGCAAGCGCTGGCTCTCGTGGGTGTCCGGCTCGCCCCGGGAGCTCGTGGACCCCCTCATCGACAGCATGCGCTACCCGATGGTCGCGCGCAGCCTCGTCCTCCAGCAGGCCGAGGGCCGCCCCCCGACCCCGTTCGATGAGGCCGTGCGCCGCGCGGTCGCGGCCGAGGCCGCGTCGCCGCACCCGAGGCGGCGCGCGTACCTGCCCCCCGCCGAGCCCGACGTGCGTTCGGTCCAGCGCATCCCCCTGCCGCCGGGGCGCAGCGCCCACTGGGTGGCCGAGCAGTACGGGGCCATGCACCCCCTCCTCTTCCACATCCCGATCCGCGCCGAGATGGACGAGAAGCGCGACGTGCGCCTCTACTGGTTCTGGCCCCGGGCCCTCCTCCTCGAGCTGACCTTCGCCCACGACCGCAGCCCCGACACCGACCGGCAGGTCTTCTACATCACCGGGGGCCTGCTCGCGCAGAAGACCCACCGCGCCGCCTCCCGCCCGCGCATCGAGTTCCGGGAGACCCTCGGCGGGCGTTATGTGCTCGCGGCCCTCCACGACTTCCGCCCCACCCTGCCCTGGTTCCTCTACAACCTCACCCAGGCCCGGCTGCACCTGTGGACGATGCGCCGCTTCGCCCGTCGGATCTCCTCGGGCGGCAGCTTCGCGTAG